One window of the Mycoplasmopsis anatis genome contains the following:
- a CDS encoding Cof-type HAD-IIB family hydrolase: MNQKNVKKDRFLFAIDLDGTTLQSSETCEIHDQTIAAIKRAKDEGHVVCILTGRPWRSTKFIYDELGLDTVVGNYNGAHIHHPYDDSFIPYVKYLNLNEALYILGDEKVKSEVTNIAFEGPDWVQLQNRDVDLEKVFGFTSTSKFKEGLDLYKIPLMPTGIIFDVKKTTNPEELRTYLKTRYGDLAEFSYWSKGDGLTPVFDMTNITANKGKTLSMLIRYYDVDVDHTVAIGDGFNDVPMFKVANISVAMGNAENSVKKYATIRINKTNKEGGVGWYINKFLDNPEKEIKRSKEKKIAMNNPKIDE; encoded by the coding sequence ATGAACCAAAAAAATGTAAAAAAAGACCGTTTTTTATTCGCTATTGACCTTGATGGAACTACACTCCAATCAAGTGAAACATGCGAAATTCATGATCAAACAATAGCTGCGATTAAAAGAGCTAAAGATGAAGGTCATGTTGTATGTATTTTGACAGGTAGACCTTGAAGAAGTACTAAATTTATTTATGATGAATTGGGCCTAGACACTGTAGTAGGAAACTATAATGGTGCTCACATTCACCACCCATATGATGATTCATTTATACCTTATGTTAAATATCTTAACTTAAATGAAGCTTTATATATATTAGGTGACGAAAAAGTTAAAAGCGAAGTTACTAATATTGCTTTTGAAGGACCAGATTGAGTTCAACTTCAAAATCGTGATGTTGATCTTGAAAAAGTTTTCGGTTTTACTTCAACTTCTAAATTCAAAGAAGGCCTTGACTTATATAAAATTCCATTGATGCCAACAGGAATTATTTTTGATGTTAAAAAAACAACAAACCCTGAAGAACTTAGAACATATTTAAAGACCCGTTATGGTGATTTAGCAGAATTTTCATATTGATCAAAAGGTGATGGACTTACTCCAGTTTTTGATATGACTAACATAACTGCTAATAAAGGTAAAACACTAAGTATGTTGATAAGATATTACGATGTAGATGTTGATCATACTGTTGCTATAGGTGATGGTTTTAACGATGTCCCTATGTTTAAGGTTGCTAATATTTCAGTAGCTATGGGAAATGCAGAAAATAGCGTTAAAAAGTATGCAACTATAAGAATTAATAAAACCAATAAAGAAGGTGGAGTTGGTTGATATATCAATAAATTCTTAGATAATCCTGAGAAAGAAATTAAAAGAAGTAAAGAAAAGAAAATAGCGATGAACAATCCTAAGATTGATGAATAA
- the rpsI gene encoding 30S ribosomal protein S9: protein MAKSLEYRGLGRRKSSVARVILRPGKGKFVINGREALEYLTSELYLKDASQPFVFTETTGQFDVSVKVAGGGLNGQAGAIRLGIARALLEASEDYRGKLKATGMLTRDARAKERKKPGLRAARRARQFSKR, encoded by the coding sequence ATGGCTAAATCATTAGAATATCGTGGATTAGGAAGAAGAAAATCTTCAGTAGCTCGTGTAATTTTAAGACCAGGTAAAGGTAAATTTGTTATCAATGGTCGTGAAGCTTTAGAATATTTAACATCTGAATTATATTTAAAAGATGCTAGCCAACCATTTGTTTTTACAGAAACAACTGGACAATTTGATGTTAGTGTTAAAGTTGCTGGTGGTGGATTAAATGGACAAGCTGGTGCTATTCGTCTTGGAATCGCTAGAGCATTACTTGAAGCTAGTGAAGATTACCGTGGAAAATTAAAAGCTACTGGTATGTTAACTAGAGATGCACGTGCTAAAGAACGTAAAAAACCAGGTCTTCGTGCAGCTCGTCGTGCAAGACAATTCTCTAAACGTTAA
- a CDS encoding energy-coupling factor transporter ATPase, whose translation MQIKIKELTHIFNKKTPLVFKALDNVSANIEQGEYVGIIGQTGSGKTTFIEHLNALLLPDGGTIEWVFSNTKYDKKSKSDVSFIDNIIVHSKTKTRQIKKAKQLRKRVGVVFQFAEYQLFKDKICDDIAFGPISFGMSKEEAYKKAEQYLELVGLTKEYMNRSPFELSGGQKRRVAIAGILAMEPDFLVVDEPTAGLDPVGVKEILDIFTRLNNQGKTIINVSHDMDNILNHSKRCLLFKSGKIVRDGDTYDVLRDTKFLLENDMQPPKLFQFIDKLEENGFKIPKVRNIDQLAEYLNGGNDE comes from the coding sequence ATGCAAATTAAAATCAAAGAATTAACTCACATTTTCAACAAAAAAACACCATTAGTTTTTAAAGCTTTAGATAATGTTTCTGCAAATATTGAACAAGGTGAATATGTTGGCATTATTGGACAAACAGGTTCAGGTAAGACTACATTCATTGAGCACTTAAACGCTTTACTCCTTCCTGATGGTGGAACAATTGAGTGAGTATTTTCCAACACAAAATACGATAAAAAATCAAAAAGCGATGTTTCTTTTATAGATAATATAATCGTGCACTCAAAAACAAAAACTAGACAAATAAAAAAAGCTAAACAACTTAGAAAAAGAGTTGGAGTAGTTTTTCAATTCGCTGAATATCAATTATTCAAAGATAAAATTTGTGATGATATTGCCTTTGGGCCTATTTCATTTGGAATGTCTAAAGAAGAAGCTTATAAAAAAGCAGAACAATACCTAGAACTTGTTGGACTCACTAAAGAATATATGAATAGATCACCATTTGAACTATCCGGAGGTCAAAAAAGAAGGGTAGCTATTGCAGGAATACTAGCTATGGAACCTGATTTTTTAGTAGTAGATGAACCAACTGCAGGATTAGATCCGGTTGGGGTTAAGGAAATTTTAGATATTTTTACTAGATTAAACAATCAGGGAAAAACCATCATTAATGTTTCGCATGACATGGATAATATTTTGAATCACTCAAAAAGATGTCTTTTATTCAAGTCAGGAAAAATTGTTCGCGATGGTGATACCTATGATGTTTTAAGAGACACAAAATTTTTATTAGAAAATGACATGCAACCTCCCAAGTTATTTCAATTTATTGATAAATTAGAAGAAAATGGATTCAAGATTCCTAAAGTTAGAAATATTGATCAATTAGCAGAATATTTAAATGGAGGTAACGATGAATAG
- a CDS encoding ribonuclease HIII, whose product MRYYDSLHEVDLEQKYIIGVDETGVGDYFTPLISCAALVPIENIERLKKLGVKDSKELSDIQIIKMAPDVLKLIKTSVYKLSQTGYNSLTKKYNTNELKFFSHIKAINLLINKVDTKPNLIIIDKYSTTNSILKYHNKIMVQDNWAELKNIDCDVLLISKAEKIHISVAAASIIARYKLLEYMKEQEKEWNFIFPLGANHEVKEKVKEFVQIYGEKKLKNVCKLNFKI is encoded by the coding sequence ATGAGATATTATGATTCATTACATGAAGTAGATTTAGAACAAAAATATATCATTGGAGTTGACGAAACAGGTGTAGGAGACTATTTTACACCTCTAATATCATGTGCAGCTCTGGTTCCAATAGAAAACATTGAAAGACTAAAGAAATTAGGAGTTAAAGATTCTAAAGAATTAAGTGATATTCAAATAATAAAAATGGCACCAGATGTTTTAAAGCTTATTAAAACAAGTGTTTATAAACTATCTCAAACTGGTTATAATTCACTAACTAAGAAATATAACACTAATGAATTAAAATTTTTTAGTCATATTAAAGCAATTAATCTACTAATTAATAAAGTTGATACCAAACCTAATTTAATAATAATTGATAAATATTCAACAACCAACTCTATATTAAAATATCATAACAAAATAATGGTTCAAGATAATTGAGCAGAATTGAAAAATATAGACTGTGATGTTTTATTAATTTCTAAAGCTGAAAAAATTCATATATCAGTAGCTGCTGCCTCAATAATAGCAAGATACAAATTACTTGAGTATATGAAAGAGCAAGAAAAAGAGTGAAATTTTATTTTTCCTTTAGGTGCAAATCATGAAGTTAAGGAAAAAGTTAAGGAATTTGTTCAAATCTATGGTGAGAAAAAATTAAAAAATGTATGCAAATTAAATTTCAAGATCTAA
- a CDS encoding energy-coupling factor transporter transmembrane component T family protein: MNSLFGRYIPGNSFMHRIDPRIKILFLILYFVLLFISKYLIDLLILTIPVVLVFMIANKRIWSTIKLIKLPFVISVFILLINIYSIKYAESGTFNEVNNVWEFNNIITKYPDFKVLIWPAKGIAITYEAITLSISLFIRIYIMILLTSLLTNTTKPILLTKGIEGLLYPLKFIGVKVHIFAMIISIALRFIPTLLDEANRIMKAQSSRGVDFKNGKLKEKVISMTTLIIPIFVSAFNKAEELSNAMETRGYDPYAKRTNYRILRITWIDFTVLMVIIILLTLVILNKLETAWTLPTWYTLYTRIG; encoded by the coding sequence ATGAATAGTTTATTTGGTCGGTACATTCCTGGAAATTCATTTATGCACAGAATTGATCCAAGAATCAAAATACTTTTTTTAATTTTATATTTTGTTTTATTATTTATTTCAAAATATCTAATTGACTTATTAATTCTAACTATACCAGTAGTTTTAGTTTTTATGATTGCTAATAAAAGAATTTGATCTACCATAAAACTTATTAAATTACCATTTGTAATTTCTGTTTTTATATTGCTTATTAATATTTACTCTATAAAATATGCTGAATCAGGAACATTCAATGAAGTGAATAATGTTTGAGAATTTAATAACATTATTACAAAATACCCAGATTTTAAGGTATTAATTTGACCTGCTAAAGGAATAGCTATCACATATGAAGCTATCACGCTGTCAATTTCACTATTTATTAGAATTTACATAATGATTTTGTTAACTTCATTATTAACTAATACAACTAAACCAATTTTATTAACTAAAGGAATCGAAGGATTACTATACCCATTGAAATTCATCGGTGTTAAAGTACACATCTTTGCAATGATTATTTCAATAGCACTTAGATTTATTCCAACCTTGTTAGATGAAGCAAACAGAATTATGAAAGCTCAATCTAGTCGTGGTGTTGATTTTAAGAACGGGAAACTTAAAGAAAAAGTTATTTCTATGACCACTTTAATAATACCGATATTTGTTTCTGCATTTAATAAAGCAGAAGAACTAAGTAATGCCATGGAAACAAGAGGATATGATCCTTATGCAAAAAGAACAAACTATAGAATACTAAGAATTACTTGAATTGATTTTACTGTTTTAATGGTGATTATAATATTGCTCACTTTAGTGATATTGAACAAATTAGAAACTGCTTGAACATTACCTACATGATACACTTTATACACTAGAATAGGATAA
- a CDS encoding energy-coupling factor transporter ATPase: MIELKNITFGYSSSLPPVLKNVSFKIETGQYVAILGHNGSGKSTLSKIMSALIKPNSGTISVDGIEYSRETKKKIREKVGIIFQNPDSQFIGSTVEDDIAFGLENNQVPTNEMRPLVEKYANKVGMLNYLDREPEFLSGGQKQRVAIASVLALNPEIIIFDEVTSMLDPKGKSMVLDIIKELQSTRKKTLISITHDMDEAILADYCLVFSQGELIAQGSPKEILNNNEIIELAKIDSPFIFKLSQKIKGVETTYDEKELIEQLCKLKSKN; encoded by the coding sequence ATGATTGAATTAAAAAATATTACTTTTGGTTATAGCAGTTCATTGCCACCAGTTTTAAAAAATGTTTCATTTAAAATTGAGACTGGTCAATATGTTGCTATTTTAGGACACAATGGGTCAGGTAAGAGCACTTTATCTAAAATAATGTCTGCATTGATCAAACCAAATAGCGGAACTATTAGTGTTGACGGGATAGAGTACTCACGTGAAACGAAGAAAAAAATACGTGAAAAGGTTGGTATCATTTTTCAAAATCCTGATAGTCAATTTATAGGTTCAACTGTGGAAGATGATATTGCCTTTGGGCTTGAAAACAATCAAGTTCCAACTAATGAAATGAGACCGTTAGTTGAAAAATACGCAAATAAGGTTGGAATGTTAAATTACCTTGATCGAGAACCTGAGTTTCTTAGTGGTGGACAAAAACAAAGGGTTGCTATAGCTTCAGTTTTAGCTTTGAACCCAGAAATAATTATTTTTGATGAAGTCACATCAATGTTGGATCCAAAAGGTAAATCAATGGTTTTAGACATTATTAAAGAGCTTCAATCAACAAGGAAAAAGACTTTAATTTCAATCACTCACGACATGGATGAGGCAATTTTAGCAGATTATTGTCTTGTTTTTAGTCAAGGTGAATTAATTGCTCAAGGATCACCTAAAGAAATATTAAATAACAATGAAATTATTGAATTAGCAAAAATCGATTCCCCTTTTATTTTTAAGCTTAGCCAAAAAATTAAGGGTGTTGAAACAACATATGATGAAAAGGAGTTAATTGAACAATTATGCAAATTAAAATCAAAGAATTAA